A window of the bacterium genome harbors these coding sequences:
- a CDS encoding type II toxin-antitoxin system HicA family toxin translates to MPRLPRLTAKQISAVLEKSGFFVTRQSGSHVIYRNKAGSRATVPAHGSTILHPKTLKSILRDANVSVEELRTLL, encoded by the coding sequence ATGCCCCGGCTTCCACGTCTCACTGCAAAACAAATCTCGGCTGTTCTTGAAAAGAGCGGCTTTTTTGTTACTCGCCAAAGTGGTAGTCACGTGATCTACCGCAACAAAGCAGGCAGCCGCGCCACGGTTCCTGCTCACGGCAGCACCATACTTCACCCCAAAACATTGAAAAGCATACTGCGCGATGCAAACGTAAGCGTCGAGGAGCTCCGAACGCTCCTGTGA
- a CDS encoding type II toxin-antitoxin system HicB family antitoxin, producing MKNYYHFAIVVEQDKNGYFVSCPELQGCYSQGQTYEEALKNIRDAIKLHLDDRAAEREIIPTGRSVSVASVAVAA from the coding sequence ATGAAAAACTACTACCACTTCGCCATCGTCGTAGAACAAGACAAAAACGGATATTTCGTTTCCTGCCCTGAATTACAAGGGTGCTACAGCCAAGGACAAACATACGAAGAAGCGCTGAAGAACATACGCGATGCCATAAAGTTGCACCTCGACGATCGTGCTGCAGAACGAGAAATAATCCCCACCGGGCGCTCGGTGAGCGTCGCCTCGGTTGCTGTTGCCGCGTAG
- the neuC gene encoding UDP-N-acetylglucosamine 2-epimerase, with protein sequence MIPTRPLRVALVSERRADYSRFKPILSLLRSDPFFEYRLIVTGVSLLKSRGEDINSIKKDGFDIAATIPMFPERVVRDTGGHMTRGCGRVMIALTDLFEKLEPDLVLTGFDIGANFAAAVVGAHLNIPVAHIQGGEVTGSIDESLRHAMSKFAHIHFPATKSAARRLKRMGEDPRFIFPVGCPSIDALLAAPILSREDTCRIAGVDPQAPYLLVVQHPVTTEMHDAEKQIEITLRAIAKTNVEAVVLYPNNDAGAEAIVKRIRRGARLKRLKSLSPEHYANVLRHAAALVGNSSSGIHESATFRVPTINIGSRQQGRERAGNVIDVPHDASAIEHAIRTALTDEGFRRRVRRVKNIYGDGQSAERIVSILKSLNLASVPIQKQFVD encoded by the coding sequence ATGATCCCCACACGCCCGCTCCGTGTCGCGCTCGTCTCCGAGCGCCGCGCGGACTACTCCCGCTTCAAGCCGATTCTCTCGCTCCTGCGGAGCGACCCTTTTTTTGAGTACCGGCTTATTGTCACCGGAGTATCGCTCTTAAAGAGTCGCGGCGAAGATATCAACAGTATAAAAAAGGATGGGTTCGACATCGCCGCAACGATTCCCATGTTCCCGGAGCGGGTGGTGCGCGACACCGGTGGCCACATGACGCGCGGCTGCGGCCGCGTGATGATCGCGCTTACGGACCTGTTTGAAAAACTCGAGCCCGACCTTGTGCTTACCGGTTTTGATATTGGGGCCAATTTCGCCGCAGCGGTCGTCGGCGCGCATCTCAACATCCCCGTTGCGCATATCCAGGGCGGTGAAGTGACGGGGAGCATTGACGAATCGCTCCGGCACGCGATGAGTAAATTCGCGCACATCCATTTTCCTGCAACGAAGAGCGCTGCGCGGCGTCTCAAGCGCATGGGTGAGGACCCGCGTTTCATTTTCCCCGTCGGCTGCCCTTCGATAGATGCGCTGCTCGCGGCCCCGATTCTCTCTCGAGAAGATACATGCCGCATTGCGGGGGTAGACCCGCAGGCACCATATCTCCTCGTTGTGCAGCACCCGGTAACGACGGAAATGCACGATGCGGAAAAACAGATCGAGATCACACTCCGTGCTATAGCGAAAACGAACGTCGAGGCGGTCGTTCTGTATCCGAATAACGATGCGGGGGCCGAAGCGATCGTGAAGAGGATCAGGCGCGGCGCGCGGCTGAAACGTCTCAAGAGCCTGTCTCCAGAGCACTACGCAAACGTGCTGCGTCATGCCGCGGCACTCGTCGGCAACTCTTCAAGCGGCATTCACGAGTCTGCGACATTTCGCGTGCCGACAATCAACATCGGCTCGCGGCAGCAGGGTAGAGAGAGAGCGGGAAACGTGATAGACGTTCCCCATGACGCATCGGCAATCGAGCACGCCATCCGCACAGCGCTTACGGACGAGGGATTCCGCCGCAGAGTCCGCCGTGTCAAGAATATCTACGGCGACGGCCAGTCCGCCGAGCGCATCGTCTCTATTTTAAAGAGCCTCAACCTCGCATCGGTGCCGATACAGAAACAGTTTGTTGACTAA
- a CDS encoding polysaccharide biosynthesis protein, translating into MSDPASFIRGKKILVTGGTGSIGRVIVNQLLSFDPAVVRIFSRDAIKQIEVEDAFARDRRLRYILGDIRDRDRLMSACEDVDIIFHAAAFKYVPQGEYNPFEAVQTNVIGTQHVVSAALNTPTITHTVMISTDKAVAPTSTMGASKLLAERLITAAHYIQGKRGKIFTTVRFGNVLGTVGSVLPLFHEQARAGALTVTHPDMTRFFMTIPDAVELVFEALMRARGGDIFVLKMPALKIADLAEVCAERFTSPPARVVYGVIRPGEKIHEGLLTEDEARTALETERHFIIVPQIATADVAADQYTYAGALPRTSETYLTRAVAPLGKDDISALLDRAGW; encoded by the coding sequence ATGTCCGACCCTGCTTCATTCATTCGCGGTAAAAAGATTTTGGTCACCGGCGGTACCGGCTCGATCGGCCGCGTGATTGTGAACCAACTGCTGTCGTTCGATCCTGCCGTCGTCCGTATTTTCTCGCGCGACGCCATTAAGCAGATTGAGGTCGAGGACGCGTTCGCTCGAGATCGTCGTCTGCGCTATATCCTTGGCGATATTCGAGATCGGGACCGCCTCATGTCTGCGTGTGAGGATGTGGACATCATTTTCCACGCGGCGGCGTTTAAGTATGTGCCGCAGGGGGAGTATAATCCATTCGAGGCGGTGCAGACCAATGTTATCGGTACGCAGCATGTGGTCAGTGCGGCGCTCAACACGCCGACCATTACGCACACGGTGATGATCTCCACCGATAAGGCAGTGGCACCGACCTCCACCATGGGGGCGTCGAAGCTCCTCGCTGAACGACTCATAACAGCAGCCCATTACATTCAGGGGAAAAGAGGGAAAATTTTTACGACGGTGCGGTTTGGCAATGTTCTCGGTACCGTCGGCTCGGTGTTGCCGCTTTTTCACGAGCAGGCGCGAGCTGGAGCGCTCACGGTAACGCATCCGGATATGACGCGGTTTTTCATGACGATACCCGATGCGGTCGAGCTCGTCTTTGAGGCTCTGATGAGAGCGCGCGGCGGAGACATTTTCGTCCTGAAGATGCCCGCGCTCAAGATTGCGGATTTGGCGGAGGTGTGCGCAGAGCGTTTCACTTCCCCCCCAGCGCGCGTGGTCTACGGAGTGATTCGGCCGGGGGAGAAAATCCACGAAGGGCTCCTCACCGAGGACGAGGCGCGTACCGCGCTTGAGACTGAGCGCCACTTTATCATCGTCCCGCAGATAGCGACTGCGGACGTCGCCGCAGATCAGTATACCTACGCTGGCGCTCTCCCGCGTACCTCGGAGACATACCTCACGAGAGCCGTGGCGCCGCTTGGGAAGGACGACATCTCGGCGCTCCTCGACCGCGCTGGGTGGTAG
- a CDS encoding N-acetylneuraminate synthase family protein, with protein MARAKKPSLTIGKRVIGADYPPFVIAEIGINHEGDMRKAKRMVSDAAKAGAECVKFQSHVIEDEMTPVAKKVIPGHTKESIWDIMARCAFDEDQERELKKFTESLGLIYLCTPFSRAAADRLERLGVHAYKIGSGECNNYPLVEHIASFGKPIILSTGMNDLRSIRPAVRILERRSVSYALLHCTSLYPTPYESVRLGAIAELARAFPRAVIGSSDHSLGIYTALAAVALGASILEKHFTSERRWPGPDIAISIMPGELRELIVGSRAIFAARGGSKRILAAEKPTIDFAYASVVAIQDIARGELLTRENIWVKRPGTGEIRAVDFKRLLGMRAKRPIKKDSQLSWKMVVP; from the coding sequence ATGGCAAGGGCAAAAAAACCATCACTCACTATAGGGAAGCGGGTTATTGGCGCGGACTACCCGCCGTTTGTGATTGCGGAAATCGGCATCAACCATGAAGGCGACATGCGCAAGGCAAAACGCATGGTGTCTGATGCGGCAAAGGCTGGTGCCGAGTGCGTAAAATTTCAGTCGCATGTAATCGAGGACGAGATGACGCCCGTCGCGAAGAAAGTCATTCCGGGTCATACGAAAGAATCGATCTGGGACATCATGGCGCGGTGCGCGTTCGATGAGGACCAGGAGCGCGAATTGAAAAAGTTTACCGAATCGCTCGGCCTGATCTACCTCTGCACACCATTCTCGCGCGCCGCGGCGGACAGGCTCGAGCGCTTGGGTGTTCATGCCTACAAGATTGGCTCCGGCGAGTGCAACAATTACCCCTTGGTCGAGCACATCGCGTCATTCGGGAAGCCGATAATCCTCTCGACCGGCATGAACGATCTCCGCTCTATCCGGCCGGCAGTGCGCATCCTCGAGCGGCGTTCTGTATCGTACGCGTTGCTTCATTGCACTTCGCTCTACCCGACGCCGTATGAGAGCGTGCGCCTTGGCGCGATCGCGGAGCTCGCGCGGGCCTTTCCGCGCGCAGTCATAGGTTCGAGTGATCATTCGCTCGGTATCTATACTGCTCTTGCCGCAGTTGCACTGGGTGCATCCATTCTCGAAAAGCACTTTACTTCGGAGAGGCGTTGGCCCGGGCCGGACATCGCGATTTCGATTATGCCCGGAGAGCTCCGCGAGCTCATCGTGGGCAGTCGCGCGATTTTTGCGGCGCGCGGGGGCAGCAAGCGCATACTGGCCGCAGAAAAGCCGACCATTGACTTCGCGTACGCCTCTGTGGTAGCGATTCAGGACATTGCGCGCGGGGAGCTCTTGACGCGCGAGAATATATGGGTGAAGAGGCCGGGTACCGGAGAGATACGAGCGGTTGATTTTAAGCGGCTCCTTGGTATGCGCGCAAAACGGCCAATCAAGAAGGATAGCCAACTGAGCTGGAAGATGGTGGTGCCGTGA
- a CDS encoding 4'-phosphopantetheinyl transferase superfamily protein: protein MKRKSGPRPGTSIGVDLEQIRRFRAHSFSKEKRFWVHIFSARELERLATYTDPYPHAAGMFTAKEAVVKSLSFFKKKLSIRDIEVLHEKDGRPIVFIRSLKDMTCQVSISHTLEYACAAAVCQETTSNKKYGTKRNTRAD, encoded by the coding sequence ATGAAAAGAAAGTCGGGTCCGCGCCCCGGGACGAGTATCGGAGTTGATCTTGAACAGATACGCCGTTTCCGGGCACACTCGTTTTCAAAAGAGAAAAGATTTTGGGTACATATTTTTTCCGCACGAGAACTGGAGCGACTTGCGACGTATACAGATCCCTATCCTCATGCGGCGGGTATGTTTACGGCAAAAGAGGCCGTCGTAAAATCACTTTCTTTTTTTAAGAAAAAATTATCCATTCGAGACATTGAGGTGCTCCACGAAAAAGATGGCCGCCCTATTGTTTTTATACGGAGCTTAAAAGACATGACGTGCCAGGTGAGTATCTCGCACACGCTCGAGTATGCATGCGCCGCCGCCGTGTGCCAGGAAACAACCTCCAATAAAAAGTATGGAACAAAAAGAAATACGAGAGCGGATTAA
- a CDS encoding acyl carrier protein yields MEQKEIRERIKTIFQETFPEEAFRWEKKQEEFPRWDSLSHMELVGKCEERLGSRFEMEEVMALNTPEDFFRVISKKNGGPVTS; encoded by the coding sequence ATGGAACAAAAAGAAATACGAGAGCGGATTAAAACAATATTCCAGGAAACGTTTCCCGAGGAAGCGTTCCGGTGGGAAAAAAAGCAGGAGGAATTCCCTCGATGGGATTCTTTAAGCCACATGGAGTTGGTCGGCAAATGCGAGGAGCGCCTGGGCTCCAGGTTCGAAATGGAAGAAGTTATGGCGCTCAACACGCCGGAGGATTTTTTTAGGGTGATTTCAAAAAAAAATGGCGGACCAGTTACTTCATAA
- a CDS encoding class I adenylate-forming enzyme family protein: protein MADQLLHKFLEASAKKFPDKTALRMDRRTLSYRELDRAAQCVASLLVGSTTFQDRVILFLPNSCEFIACYFGILKAGRVAVPVDPAINPEMLLKRTVSSGAVLCLTNEILMQKFKDVVRGVRVEDASRAMLCTDALREKRTVRPNDLASLLFTTGTTGTPKGVMVRHANAYSAAINMLRRLNYSHESIDSNPLPITHSFGLGNVHAVFGVGGTVLLYKNFINLKKILEDIREYRATSFSATPPVFETLAGPLSTLFKRSSASLRLLLANSAPIPPRTIKKILSLAPRADFFTYYGLTEASRSTFINYRTERRFTSVGKAAPRVKIAVLSERRKRLPRNTIGEIYINGPTVVSGYWKNPKETKKRIQKKWLASGDNGYLDEDGYLYIVGRTDDVMNIGGNKVYPYEIEEMLKKHALVKDAAVVAEKDAWLGEVPRAVIVLGEGYNEKTIQEDIQNFCRRNLEPFKTPKSIEFVKNLPKTSSGKVQKKLLL, encoded by the coding sequence ATGGCGGACCAGTTACTTCATAAATTTTTAGAAGCGAGCGCAAAAAAATTCCCCGATAAAACCGCCCTGCGCATGGATCGGCGTACGCTCTCGTATAGAGAACTCGACCGGGCCGCTCAATGTGTCGCCTCTCTTCTTGTCGGATCAACGACATTTCAAGATCGCGTGATTTTGTTTTTGCCGAACTCATGCGAATTTATCGCGTGTTATTTCGGCATTCTAAAAGCGGGGCGGGTGGCGGTACCGGTTGATCCTGCAATAAACCCGGAAATGCTTCTGAAAAGGACCGTATCGAGCGGTGCAGTGCTCTGTCTCACGAACGAAATTCTGATGCAAAAATTCAAAGACGTGGTTCGAGGCGTACGGGTCGAGGATGCATCTCGGGCAATGCTCTGTACCGACGCTCTTCGGGAAAAGCGCACAGTCAGGCCGAACGATCTCGCGTCGCTCCTCTTTACCACTGGCACCACCGGTACCCCAAAAGGGGTTATGGTACGACATGCCAACGCGTACTCGGCTGCAATAAATATGCTGCGGAGGCTTAACTACTCTCATGAGTCCATCGACAGTAATCCTCTCCCCATAACTCATTCTTTCGGATTAGGTAATGTCCATGCCGTTTTCGGGGTCGGCGGGACGGTTTTGCTCTATAAAAACTTTATCAACTTAAAAAAGATTCTGGAGGATATCCGTGAATATCGGGCAACCTCTTTTTCGGCAACCCCTCCCGTTTTTGAAACCCTGGCCGGACCCTTGAGCACTTTGTTTAAGCGCTCAAGCGCCAGTCTGCGTCTCCTGCTTGCAAACAGCGCCCCGATTCCTCCCCGGACGATAAAAAAAATTCTGTCATTGGCGCCGCGCGCCGATTTTTTTACCTATTACGGTCTGACTGAAGCGTCTCGCTCCACGTTTATAAATTACCGCACCGAGCGGCGGTTTACCTCGGTCGGCAAAGCCGCTCCACGCGTAAAGATCGCGGTGCTCTCCGAGCGAAGAAAAAGGCTTCCCCGAAACACAATCGGAGAAATTTATATCAACGGACCGACCGTGGTCAGCGGCTACTGGAAAAATCCAAAAGAAACCAAAAAAAGAATACAAAAGAAATGGCTCGCAAGCGGCGATAACGGATACCTTGATGAAGACGGCTATCTGTATATTGTAGGCCGCACAGACGACGTGATGAACATCGGCGGGAATAAAGTATATCCGTACGAAATCGAGGAAATGTTAAAAAAACACGCGCTGGTTAAAGACGCGGCCGTTGTCGCCGAGAAAGACGCGTGGCTCGGAGAGGTGCCGCGAGCCGTTATTGTGCTCGGGGAGGGTTATAACGAAAAAACTATACAGGAAGATATACAAAATTTTTGCCGAAGAAACCTTGAGCCGTTTAAGACCCCGAAGAGTATCGAGTTTGTCAAAAATCTGCCGAAAACGTCGTCTGGTAAGGTGCAGAAAAAGTTATTGCTATGA
- a CDS encoding iron-containing alcohol dehydrogenase, producing MTKKTDVHSHWSLLAVPKMFFPGHLYHGARALDFLRVLDGDFLLVASRDAWATHKNMIASRFTTAPSEIFFVEKEPTARTYNDFSMKLADKNYASVVGVGGGSTMDVAKTAHIHKENLQVILIPTTAGSGSEVSRYSLFVNEKGEKEPLVSPALLPDVILYDPVLLTSLSPELTACTTIDAYAHALEGLTSRLAHPISDLFAREALSLILKYAPQACRNPENLEARTYLQTAGFLSGLVQSSASVGLAHGMADFFGPRFALGHGRAIALFLLPVIRLNLKRNSEYYKKIQETRDILECTRKLYGECGLDTDVREALKEARVSLEEVSRFIKKDPAVKTHQFMPSDAELEEIMRSCGITCVR from the coding sequence ATGACAAAAAAGACGGATGTGCATTCTCACTGGAGCTTGCTCGCAGTTCCGAAAATGTTCTTTCCGGGCCATCTCTACCACGGTGCACGGGCGCTCGATTTTCTCAGGGTACTCGACGGTGATTTTTTGCTCGTCGCATCAAGGGATGCGTGGGCCACGCACAAGAATATGATCGCTTCCCGTTTTACGACCGCCCCGAGCGAAATCTTTTTTGTGGAGAAAGAACCTACCGCTCGGACATACAACGATTTTTCGATGAAGCTTGCCGATAAAAATTATGCGTCTGTTGTTGGCGTCGGCGGAGGTTCCACCATGGACGTGGCAAAAACCGCGCATATCCATAAAGAAAATCTGCAGGTTATTTTAATTCCCACGACGGCAGGAAGCGGGTCGGAAGTAAGCCGGTATTCCTTATTCGTCAACGAAAAAGGCGAGAAAGAGCCACTGGTGTCCCCGGCGCTGCTTCCGGATGTGATTTTGTATGATCCCGTACTGCTGACTTCTCTTTCGCCCGAACTCACCGCCTGCACTACCATTGACGCATATGCCCACGCATTAGAAGGCCTGACTTCGAGACTGGCGCATCCAATTTCAGACCTGTTTGCAAGAGAGGCCCTCTCGCTCATCTTAAAATATGCGCCGCAGGCATGCCGCAATCCCGAAAATCTTGAAGCACGGACGTATTTACAAACCGCTGGGTTTCTCTCAGGACTGGTACAGAGCAGCGCGTCGGTCGGGCTCGCGCATGGCATGGCAGATTTTTTCGGTCCTCGCTTCGCTCTTGGGCATGGCCGGGCTATTGCACTGTTTCTTCTGCCGGTCATCCGGCTCAATCTCAAAAGAAACAGCGAGTACTATAAAAAAATTCAAGAAACAAGGGATATTTTAGAATGCACACGGAAGCTCTACGGGGAATGCGGTCTGGACACTGATGTGCGGGAGGCGCTGAAAGAAGCGCGGGTATCTTTAGAGGAAGTATCACGTTTTATAAAAAAAGACCCAGCGGTAAAAACGCATCAATTCATGCCGAGCGACGCGGAGCTCGAAGAGATTATGCGGTCCTGCGGTATCACCTGTGTCAGATAA